A stretch of the Camarhynchus parvulus chromosome 4, STF_HiC, whole genome shotgun sequence genome encodes the following:
- the TLR3 gene encoding toll-like receptor 3 codes for MMRNAILWWSSLCVRLMFVFWPCASVGKQCHIQNEMADCSHLKLTQIPSDLPNNITSLDISHNQLRQLGPANLTKYSQLVYLNAGYNSISKLQPELCQNVPLLQILKLEHNELSKLPDRVFASCTNLTELNLGYNTLNIKNDPFKNLKNLNILDLSHNSLKSANLGSEQQLEKLHELILRSNQITELKKEDFSFLSNTSLNSLDLSSNPLKEFHTGCFHTIGNLCGLIMNKVELGENRTKKLCTELSNTAIRNLSLSHVKLSYIGKSTFQGLQATNLTILNLSQNSLSVVENDSFQWLSSLQYLNLKINNIHVTSRLFYGLSSLKYLNLINSLAGKIEDFSFHWLLHLEYLIMDNNNFPGITANMFTGLNNLKYLSLCNCNINLQRITNKTFSSLANSSLQVLNLTKTRISTIESGAFSSLGHLKILDLGLNEISQQLKGHEFKGLNNIQDIYLSYNKNLTLQSESFIFVPGLRKLMLRKVGCSNLAFSPSPFHPLRNLTVLDISNNNIANIQEDLFDGLDKLDILDLQHNNLARLWKHANPGGPVLFLKGLPNLQILNLKSNGLDEIPVQVFKGLFQLKHLDLGSNNLNLLPSTLFDDQASLNSLNLQKNLITSVEEKVFGPPFRNLRRLEMDSNPFDCTCESIAWFADWLNETQADIPGLRSRYICNTPPKYHGSLVLYFDSSACKDSAPFKLLFVISTTIVTLFLFIVLTIHFEGWRIAFYWNILVNRMLGFKEFERQQEQYDYDAYVIHAREDKNWVSKNFMPLEKNNHFEIKFCLEERDFEAGVSVFEATINSIKMSRKIIFVVTEHLLQDPWCKNFKVYHALQQAIEQSRDSIILIFLDDIQDYKLYHALHLRRGMFRSRCILNWPAQKERVSAFHQQLVMALKCKSKVH; via the exons ATGATGCGAAACGCTATTCTTTGGTGGAGCAGCTTATGTGTCAGACTGATGTTTGTCTTCTGGCCGTGTGCATCAGTTGGAAAGCAATGTCATATCCAAAATGAAATGGCTGACTGCAGTCACCTAAAGCTAACTCAAATTCCCTCTGATCTTCCAAACAATATAACGAGTTTGGACATTTCTCATAATCAGCTAAGACAGCTAGGTCCTGCAAATTTGACCAAGTACAGCCAGCTGGTTTACTTGAATGCAGGCTACAACAGCATCTCTAAACTGCAACCAGAATTGTGCCAAAATGTGCCCCTGTTGCAGATTCTGAAGTTAGAACATAATGAATTGTCTAAGCTCCCTGACAGAGTATTTGCTTCCTGCACCAACCTGACTGAGCTCAATCTAGGATACAACAcactaaatataaaaaatgatCCCTTCAAAAACCTGAAG AACTTGAATATTTTGGACCTATCTCATAATTCTTTGAAGTCAGCCAATTTAGGATCGGAGCAACAGTTGGAGAAACTCCATGAGCTCATATTGAGGAGCAACCAAATAACTGAGTTGAAAAAAGAAGACTTCAGTTTTCTTAGCAACACCTCATTAAATAGTCTTGATTTGTCATCAAACCCACTAAAAGAG TTTCATACGGGATGCTTCCATACAATTGGAAATTTGTGTGGGCTCATAATGAACAAAGTTGAACTTGGTGAAAATCGCACAAAGAAACTTTGTACAGAATTATCAAACACAGCGATTCGAAACCTCTCACTCAGCCATGTGAAACTTTCCTACATTGGCAAGTCAACTTTCCAGGGACTGCAAGCAACAAATCTTACAATTTTAAacctttcccaaaattctctctCTGTCGTAGAAAACGACTCATTTCAGTGGCTTTCAAGTTTACAATACTTAAACCTGAAGATTAATAATATTCATGTAACTTCGCGTTTATTTTATGGATTATCCAGCCTTAAATATTTGAATCTCATAAACTCACTTGCTGGGAaaattgaagatttttcttttcattggcTACTCCACCTGGAGTACCTTATAATGGATAATAACAATTTTCCAGGAATTACTGCTAACATGTTCACAGGTCTGAACAACCTGAAATATCTGAGTCTCTGCAACTGCAACATAAACTTACAAAGAATAactaataaaacattttcatcacTTGCTAATTCTAGCTTACAGGTTCTCAACCTCACAAAAACCAGAATCTCTACAATAGAAAGCGGGGCATTTTCTTCCCTGGGACACCTGAAAATTCTTGATCTTGGTCTCAATGAAATTAGTCAACAGCTTAAAGGTCATGAGTTTAAAGGGCTCAATAATATACAAGATATTTATCTTTCCTATAATAAAAACTTGACTTTGCAAAGTGAATCATTCATTTTTGTCCCAGGCCTTAGAAAACTGATGCTGAGGAAGGTAGGCTGCAGTAATCTGGCCTTTTCTCCTTCACCTTTTCATCCTCTACGAAACCTGACTGTCCTGGACATCAGCAATAACAACATAGCAAACATACAAGAAGACTTGTTTGATGGACTTGACAAACTTGACATCCTGGATTTGCAGCACAATAATTTAGCCCGGCTTTGGAAACATGCAAATCCGGGTGGCcctgtcctttttttaaagggtCTTCCCAATTTGCAGattcttaatttaaaatcaaatggtCTTGATGAAATTCCAGTTCAGGTTTTCAAGGGTCTGTTTCAATTAAAACACTTGGATTTAGGCTCAAATAATTTGAATTTGCTTCCATCAACTCTGTTTGATGACCAAGCCTCTCTGAATTCATTGAACCTTCAGAAAAATCTGATAACCTCAGttgaagaaaaagtatttgGTCCACCTTTCAGGAACTTGAGAAGACTAGAGATGGATTCCAATCCCTTTGATTGCACCTGCGAAAGCATTGCTTGGTTTGCTGATTGGCTTAATGAGACCCAAGCAGATATACCTGGATTGAGGTCCCGGTACATTTGCAACACACCACCTAAATATCATGGTAGtctggttttgtattttgataGTTCAGCCTGCAAAGACAGTGCTCCATTTAAACTTCTTTTTGTGATCTCTACCACTATTGTGACGCTATTCCTTTTTATTGTCCTTACCATTCATTTTGAAGGGTGGAGAATAGCTTTCTACTGGAATATTTTAGTCAATCGAATGCTTGGTTTTAAAGAATTTGAGAGACAACAGGAACAGTATGATTATGATGCCTATGTTATTCATGCTAGAGAGGACAAGAATTGGGTGTCTAAAAATTTCAtgcctctggaaaaaaataaccactTTGAAATTAAGTTTTGTTTAGAAGAACGGGATTTTGAAGCAGGTGTATCTGTATTTGAAGCCACAATTAACAGCATAAAAATGAGCAGgaagattatttttgttgtgaCTGAACACCTTTTACAGGATCCCTGGTGTAAAAA tttcAAGGTGTATCATGCTCTCCAGCAAGCTATTGAACAAAGTCGGGACTCCATCATACTGATCTTTCTTGATGATATCCAAGATTACAAGTTGTATCATGCACTTCACCTGAGAAGAGGAATGTTCAGATCTCGCTGCATCTTGAACTGGCCAGCCCAGAAAGAACGAGTTAGTGCATTTCATCAGCAATTAGTGATGGCACTTAAATGTAAAAGTAAAGTACACTGA